In the Streptomyces fradiae ATCC 10745 = DSM 40063 genome, one interval contains:
- a CDS encoding dihydrofolate reductase family protein, protein MGAALAGTPETCDTILLGRVTFTEGAGYWPTVANGEDAGFAQWIDKSPKHVVSSTLDSVDDWSNSTLLKGDPAAAVKELKAGEGKDLTVAGSPTLVRSPLEQDLLDELVLLIHPVVASEGRKKPFADDARLKKLEPVSAQPTSSGVIIAAYRSVC, encoded by the coding sequence ATGGGCGCGGCGCTGGCCGGCACGCCGGAGACATGCGACACGATCCTGCTGGGCCGGGTGACGTTCACCGAAGGGGCCGGGTACTGGCCGACGGTGGCGAACGGCGAGGACGCCGGCTTCGCCCAGTGGATCGACAAGTCGCCGAAGCACGTCGTGTCCTCGACCCTGGACAGCGTCGACGACTGGTCCAACAGCACTCTGCTCAAGGGCGACCCGGCCGCCGCGGTCAAGGAGCTCAAGGCGGGCGAGGGCAAGGACCTCACCGTCGCGGGCAGCCCGACACTGGTGCGTTCCCCGCTTGAACAGGACCTGCTGGACGAGCTGGTCCTGCTGATCCACCCGGTCGTCGCCAGCGAGGGCCGCAAGAAACCGTTCGCCGACGACGCCCGGCTGAAGAAGCTGGAGCCGGTCAGCGCCCAGCCCACCAGCAGCGGCGTGATCATCGCGGCCTACCGATCGGTGTGCTGA
- a CDS encoding AraC family transcriptional regulator, giving the protein MVPMIRAASLRGFVPLVERLGGEADALLARFGLARQALDSDEALIPITANDLVLDAAAAELGCPDLGLRLAEAQDLSILGPLAGVIESSSTVAEALALASRYMFVHSPALSVGVQADPRGSRGVVALTYRKDLHESPYSPQAIELGLGLFYQVAVMLVGSRTGLRSVEVPHQPQSPVSRYTGFFGADVTFGCRAAALRVERHLLDEQFATADEAIRRLAVDYLASHYPDPARKVSTQVRRALTGSLGTTSPAITGVARLLSVHPRTLQRKLAAEGASFEAILDEVRRDAAHRYLTTTDLPLGQVAALVGFTEQSTLSHAVRRWYGASPRELRRTAQHPAPGSRTELSR; this is encoded by the coding sequence ATGGTCCCGATGATCCGCGCCGCCAGCTTGCGCGGCTTCGTCCCGCTCGTCGAGCGACTGGGTGGTGAAGCGGACGCGCTACTCGCCCGGTTCGGCCTCGCCCGGCAGGCGCTGGACTCGGACGAGGCTCTCATCCCCATCACGGCCAACGACCTCGTCCTCGACGCGGCAGCGGCCGAGCTCGGCTGCCCGGACCTCGGCCTGCGCCTGGCGGAGGCGCAGGACCTGAGCATTCTCGGCCCGCTGGCGGGGGTGATCGAATCGTCCTCGACGGTCGCCGAGGCACTGGCCCTCGCGTCGAGGTACATGTTCGTCCACAGCCCGGCGCTCAGCGTCGGGGTCCAGGCCGACCCTCGGGGAAGCCGCGGTGTCGTCGCCCTGACCTATCGGAAGGACCTGCACGAGTCGCCGTACTCGCCGCAGGCCATAGAGCTCGGGCTCGGACTGTTCTACCAGGTCGCGGTGATGCTGGTCGGCAGCCGGACCGGGCTGCGGTCCGTCGAGGTCCCGCACCAGCCGCAGTCCCCGGTCTCCCGCTACACCGGATTCTTCGGAGCCGACGTCACATTCGGCTGCCGCGCAGCCGCGCTCCGGGTGGAACGTCATCTCCTCGACGAGCAGTTCGCCACCGCCGACGAGGCGATCCGGCGCCTGGCGGTGGACTACCTCGCCAGCCACTACCCCGACCCCGCACGCAAGGTGTCCACGCAGGTCCGGCGTGCCCTGACCGGAAGCCTGGGCACCACCTCTCCGGCGATCACGGGCGTCGCCCGCCTCCTCTCCGTGCACCCGCGCACCCTCCAGCGCAAGCTCGCAGCCGAGGGCGCGTCGTTCGAAGCGATCCTCGACGAGGTACGGCGCGACGCGGCTCACCGCTACCTCACCACGACCGACCTCCCGCTGGGGCAGGTCGCGGCGCTTGTCGGGTTCACCGAGCAGTCCACTCTCAGCCATGCCGTCCGGCGCTGGTACGGGGCCAGCCCGCGCGAGCTGCGGCGGACCGCGCAGCATCCTGCCCCTGGCAGCCGTACGGAATTGTCGCGCTGA
- a CDS encoding SDR family oxidoreductase, whose translation MTPPPAGAVVTGAGRGLGRLLAALLVERGYRVLVTDIDEAAARATAQKLGPDVLWATVDVRDEEQVAAARDHVMTEAGRLDIWVNNAGVLATGPAWEQPPEARRLMLEVNALGTVNGTVTAIEAMRDAGGHIVNIVSLAGLTAVPGEAVYAASKHAAIGFSLSTLADLRLAGIEDIDISCVCPDGIWTPMLHDKLDDPASALSFSGRLLQPTDVVTAVRKVLDRPRPVTSVPGWRGLQVRLADAFPGLGLRALPLMVARGRRVQHRMSARLRQGA comes from the coding sequence ATGACCCCTCCGCCCGCCGGCGCCGTCGTCACCGGCGCGGGACGCGGTCTCGGACGTCTGCTCGCGGCACTACTGGTCGAACGCGGGTACCGCGTGCTGGTCACCGACATCGACGAGGCAGCCGCCCGCGCCACGGCACAGAAACTCGGACCCGACGTCCTGTGGGCCACCGTGGACGTACGGGACGAGGAACAGGTCGCCGCCGCGCGCGACCACGTCATGACGGAGGCAGGCCGACTCGACATCTGGGTGAACAACGCCGGCGTCCTCGCCACCGGACCGGCCTGGGAGCAGCCGCCCGAGGCACGCCGGCTGATGCTGGAGGTCAACGCGCTGGGCACGGTCAACGGCACCGTCACCGCGATCGAGGCCATGCGGGACGCAGGCGGACACATCGTCAACATCGTGTCGCTCGCGGGCCTGACCGCAGTGCCGGGCGAAGCCGTCTACGCGGCGTCGAAGCACGCGGCGATCGGATTCAGCCTCAGCACCCTCGCCGACCTGCGCCTGGCCGGCATCGAGGACATCGACATCTCCTGCGTCTGTCCCGACGGCATCTGGACACCGATGCTCCACGACAAGCTCGACGACCCCGCGTCCGCACTCTCCTTCTCCGGCCGGCTCCTCCAGCCTACCGACGTGGTCACTGCCGTACGCAAAGTGCTCGACCGCCCTCGTCCGGTCACCTCGGTGCCGGGCTGGCGCGGACTGCAGGTGCGCCTCGCCGACGCGTTCCCGGGACTCGGCCTGCGCGCCCTGCCCCTGATGGTGGCGCGAGGCAGGCGCGTCCAGCACAGGATGTCGGCACGCCTCCGGCAGGGCGCCTGA
- a CDS encoding peptidase C39 family protein: protein MTEPASRRTVLAAALATASAATVAASGTTPAAAGPAAPPHPAGADPATPPPGAAVAAPDAARGGAATAEPLVDNRFWTTFAEWGSGTADGVRAVAGPRPGIVIDTPAGRVAHTDPHTGTTARWEYATWTSPRHTLPAPATELIASWNADTPAGTWITVELSAGYGDGTDSPWYVMARWAAGDGDIRRTSVDGQGDGRTTVWTDTVAAAGTDGGHRPVSYRLRLTLHREPGTDRTPTVWRAGAMASDVPDRFTVPAAEHRTVRELLVPRYSQNTHIGQYPEYDNGGEAWCSPTSSQMIVEFWGRRPTARQLSWVDPSYADPQVCHAARFTYDSQYAGCGNWPFNAAYAATYDDMNAVVTRLRSLTDLETLIDAGIPVITSQSFLEGELTGAGYGTAGHLMTVIGLTPGGDIIANDPASPTNQAVRRVYRRREWENIWLRTKRYDANGKVRSGTGGVCYIFWPVKSAPSQHRALRALGLV from the coding sequence GCCACCGTCGCCGCCTCCGGCACCACCCCGGCGGCGGCCGGCCCCGCCGCCCCGCCCCACCCCGCGGGCGCCGACCCCGCCACGCCCCCACCGGGCGCCGCCGTCGCCGCCCCGGACGCCGCCCGGGGCGGCGCGGCCACCGCCGAGCCGCTCGTCGACAACCGCTTCTGGACCACCTTCGCGGAGTGGGGCTCCGGCACCGCCGACGGCGTCCGCGCGGTCGCAGGACCCCGCCCCGGCATCGTCATCGACACCCCGGCCGGCCGTGTCGCCCACACCGACCCGCACACCGGCACCACCGCGCGGTGGGAGTACGCCACCTGGACCTCGCCGCGCCACACGCTGCCGGCGCCCGCGACCGAGCTGATCGCGTCCTGGAACGCCGACACCCCCGCCGGTACCTGGATCACCGTCGAACTGTCGGCCGGGTACGGGGACGGCACCGACTCGCCCTGGTACGTGATGGCCCGCTGGGCGGCCGGCGACGGCGACATCCGCCGCACCTCCGTCGACGGCCAGGGGGACGGCCGGACCACCGTCTGGACGGACACCGTCGCGGCGGCCGGCACCGACGGCGGGCACCGCCCCGTCTCGTACCGGCTCCGCCTCACCCTCCACCGCGAGCCCGGCACCGACCGCACGCCGACCGTGTGGCGGGCCGGCGCGATGGCCTCCGACGTACCGGACCGCTTCACCGTCCCCGCAGCCGAGCACCGCACCGTGCGCGAGCTGCTCGTCCCGCGCTACTCGCAGAACACCCACATCGGGCAGTACCCGGAGTACGACAACGGGGGCGAGGCGTGGTGCAGCCCCACCTCCTCGCAGATGATCGTCGAGTTCTGGGGCCGCCGCCCCACGGCCCGCCAGCTCTCCTGGGTCGACCCCTCCTACGCCGACCCGCAGGTCTGCCACGCCGCCCGCTTCACCTACGACAGCCAGTACGCGGGGTGCGGCAACTGGCCCTTCAACGCCGCGTACGCCGCGACCTACGACGACATGAACGCCGTGGTGACCCGGCTGCGCTCCCTCACCGACCTGGAGACCCTGATCGACGCAGGCATCCCGGTGATCACGTCCCAGTCGTTCCTGGAGGGCGAGCTGACCGGGGCGGGCTACGGCACGGCCGGGCACCTGATGACCGTCATCGGCCTCACCCCCGGCGGCGACATCATCGCCAACGACCCGGCCTCCCCGACCAACCAGGCCGTCCGCCGGGTCTACCGGCGGCGCGAGTGGGAGAACATCTGGCTCCGTACGAAGAGGTACGACGCGAACGGCAAGGTCAGGAGCGGTACGGGCGGGGTCTGCTACATCTTCTGGCCGGTCAAGTCAGCACCAAGTCAGCACCGCGCACTGCGGGCACTCGGCCTGGTGTGA